Proteins from a genomic interval of uncultured Desulfuromusa sp.:
- a CDS encoding fibronectin type III domain-containing protein gives MKLMSPGHPRSSVGNNASPFASPLGPNPEDQISINRHSNNGQYYGFNAQIDESSAISTQTATSAVIGKLRLTRSGTTVKGYAWIDELWVHIGSWNYGTAPDAVIYLGSESSDNYPLWYDNFRVNSGDYLIDGIGPQGGSWLNTTTWQGRYNFTGQSGDGEYTVTVSGASDIAGNSMTSQEVGSFVLDTVIPESPVVTGSIPAATRLTILPLSGSGEVGSQIVINNVVRATIDDSGNWSCLYSLKEGDNSLTLLARDAAGNDSAVVTMPVVVLDTTPPAFSLNPYPSVSAEQILLLSGTIEAGATLKLDGVEISDQDNDGDDTTWAYSLTLQGTGLQETYQLSADDALENSSTRTIKVTYDAAAPVALPDGALQADGNGNGQQVHLSWLYDEPLDLAYYRIYQSTGEITDLTGLSAIGTVNRGTKSFVVNSLSSATSYTFAVEPVDSTGNSIQTPVHSATATPVDVEAPEEISSLGATVTWLGTGNNQISLSWQPSLNSLGDLADQILYLDSGSGYDAGTALGAEVTSYQQSGLADQQSLKYKIATVDSGGHQSSGVSIRVATALDNPQSLSAVPGKNKVSLSWQPISSSDLLFYKIYRQTGTETITDVTALSALNSATATSYVDNNLSNGTTYQYAVTAVNRFGAEKPLVNSVAATPRQDETGPEISGPQIAEGSVSLQENHVLTKPLTLIATASDSESPVGQVTLYIDTVEVAGGSGSISYFWNLVETSDGTHSIKVEALDAVGNLSTQTRTVQVSLAAPSSAAADLRITTPVDNARPTTATIPVSGVAPQFTTLSLKVNDSIVDSVAVGSAGTFSFSAVPLSSGSNQLKIMAAHRGGESAWSYPLQVIYDTGAPAAPTDLSAQALAGGKLQFTWQTGSGETPIGYNLYGANENFDTIGTLTPLNETTPIPYLFKEYQPADDGTRYYAVTAVDASGNESPLSERVQIASDRTPPTLFGDPAFIIANRGTDGSAGPGQVEVELVVTEELAEQPFFSLEPGNGSPIIINLNADADGLTYRGSFQISALSPHGPTSYNFSTKDAVGNRGHQTGTGLSLDSRGPQVTITGLAALQEATGTLEISVSCDEEPSAAPTLTLHDSTGNQAPVTLSPVDSRTWGGSLSLDGLEAGYAAFQLGTVLVDELGNSNMEITSGGSTQLYVGTPPAPQAPTQLTATTRSGGEISLVWQGVAQVSGYRLYRRISGDSDWQQVGSDQSSSTNHYDDLPPSDGIYDYVVTALGVLSSESERSPIASAQSDRTPPPIPDGLSLTLDGNGVLAGWNAAVGAYGYRLYQSAAGEKGNRVAETLSLQAIDPAPVNNPQAYVVTAVDTLGNESDFAAPQQIAFAVAPPAGLNVKQSEGGMPELTWSGSGDGYYIYRNGSRINSSPTTVTSYTDIYYSGEAVTYGISMIDANQNESPVRELTLPQLQIGLADGTTLRRGILERIPVVLQSDSAITVDEIQLQVAQQSASTLAGPYILNAGEELSVDKIAVAELNSPDSIGVLCTAVLTPHAGSRIEISQTAVAAVSGAGSSLEIYSEPLVRGTGADVRIKINNQGSARMDLVTSRNGGVSDQIRILLKDEDGNLLGQTRLNQRSGSQVFDTAGYATARIEAGESFVTNPISIPVPELAPYKVYLEAQIDQSYYHYGQDDQVTAPGLQQKQVATIADVSYRPNLQVERVANAQGDKVFGQGETVRFTGTVTATSDNSPMANVPVRIGISVDGFDRFYSVSSDSDGSFSYDFKPGENEIGHYSVWSSHPDLSNRNIEDSFDIIAMRLSPTRFSLKLARGGSYNIPVKLTNLSGATLTNLSFVPTVSSGLSVDTSQLPVNGSPLEGHQSLSFELKVSADSQAPSTGTAILKISNDEGLNRSLSVNVSCYDKIPIIATSPSYIEAGLVRDTQQIKTFAMSNSGLAPLVNTKVSAPSLPWIKLVVDPDLGQVAVGESRTIGLLIQPPETLTPDIYTDQVVISADNHIPYTYNISVMVSSDAVGSLLFDVVDELTDNNGNYRDVVGANITLQNQAQPQLIYTLKTTDQGTAVKNDIPEGRYSYTISATGHKGYSGTITVVPGLTVSVPIALEVTLVEVEWSVTEVTIEDRYEIVIKQTFETNVPTSVLVVEPPGVNIPDIQPGEVYNGEFTITNYGLVEARYKGSRVPASIDDYDIELLGTLPEVLSANQRVTVPYRITRRVETEE, from the coding sequence TTGAAATTGATGTCACCGGGGCATCCGAGATCATCAGTTGGGAACAACGCCTCGCCGTTCGCTTCCCCCCTTGGCCCCAATCCCGAAGATCAAATCAGCATCAATCGGCACTCCAATAATGGCCAATATTATGGATTTAATGCCCAGATCGACGAGTCCAGCGCCATATCAACCCAAACAGCCACCAGCGCCGTCATCGGAAAACTGCGTCTGACCCGCTCTGGGACGACAGTAAAAGGGTACGCCTGGATTGATGAACTCTGGGTTCATATCGGTTCCTGGAACTATGGTACCGCACCGGATGCTGTGATCTATTTGGGCAGCGAATCTTCGGACAATTACCCCCTGTGGTACGACAACTTCCGCGTCAACAGCGGCGATTACCTGATCGATGGCATCGGCCCCCAAGGCGGATCCTGGCTGAATACCACCACCTGGCAGGGGCGCTACAACTTCACCGGGCAGAGCGGCGACGGCGAATATACCGTCACAGTTTCCGGGGCATCGGATATTGCCGGAAACAGCATGACGTCTCAAGAAGTCGGCAGCTTTGTCCTCGATACCGTCATCCCGGAGAGCCCTGTTGTGACCGGCAGTATCCCTGCCGCCACCAGGCTGACCATCCTGCCGCTATCCGGCAGTGGCGAAGTCGGCAGTCAGATCGTCATCAACAATGTTGTGCGTGCAACCATCGATGACTCCGGCAACTGGAGCTGTCTCTACTCCCTCAAAGAAGGGGATAACAGTTTGACCCTCCTGGCCCGTGACGCCGCCGGGAATGACTCCGCCGTTGTGACCATGCCGGTGGTCGTCCTCGACACCACACCACCTGCATTCAGTCTCAACCCCTATCCATCCGTTTCCGCCGAACAGATCCTGCTGCTCAGCGGAACCATAGAAGCCGGAGCCACCCTCAAGCTCGACGGCGTCGAGATATCCGATCAGGATAACGACGGCGATGACACCACCTGGGCCTACAGTTTGACCTTGCAAGGCACCGGTCTGCAAGAGACCTATCAACTCTCAGCCGACGACGCCCTGGAGAACAGCAGCACCCGGACGATCAAAGTCACTTATGACGCCGCTGCCCCGGTTGCCCTGCCCGACGGCGCCCTGCAGGCCGATGGCAACGGCAACGGTCAACAAGTTCATTTAAGCTGGCTCTACGACGAACCCCTCGATCTGGCCTACTATCGGATCTATCAAAGTACCGGCGAGATCACCGACCTGACCGGCTTAAGCGCCATCGGCACCGTCAATCGCGGCACCAAGAGCTTCGTCGTCAACAGCCTCAGCAGCGCAACAAGCTACACCTTCGCCGTCGAACCCGTCGACAGCACCGGCAACTCGATCCAGACCCCGGTTCATAGCGCAACCGCCACCCCGGTCGATGTCGAAGCCCCCGAAGAGATCAGCTCCCTTGGCGCCACAGTCACCTGGCTCGGCACCGGCAACAACCAGATCAGCCTGAGCTGGCAACCCAGCCTCAACAGTCTTGGCGATCTTGCCGATCAGATCCTCTATCTCGACAGCGGCAGCGGTTATGATGCCGGTACCGCCCTTGGCGCCGAGGTTACCAGCTATCAACAAAGCGGCCTCGCCGATCAGCAAAGCCTCAAGTACAAGATCGCCACCGTCGATAGCGGCGGTCATCAAAGCAGCGGTGTCAGTATCCGTGTTGCCACCGCCCTTGATAACCCACAGAGCTTAAGCGCCGTTCCCGGCAAGAACAAAGTCAGCCTGAGCTGGCAGCCGATCTCTTCGAGCGATCTGCTCTTCTATAAGATCTATCGCCAGACCGGCACCGAGACCATCACCGATGTCACCGCCTTAAGTGCCCTTAATAGCGCCACCGCTACCAGCTATGTCGATAATAATCTGAGCAACGGCACCACCTATCAATACGCCGTCACCGCCGTCAACCGCTTCGGCGCGGAAAAACCCCTGGTCAACAGTGTTGCCGCAACCCCACGCCAGGACGAAACCGGCCCCGAGATCAGCGGCCCGCAGATCGCCGAAGGCTCCGTCTCCCTGCAGGAGAACCATGTCCTCACCAAACCCCTGACCCTGATCGCAACAGCAAGCGATAGCGAAAGCCCTGTCGGTCAGGTCACACTTTATATCGACACGGTCGAAGTCGCCGGCGGCAGCGGCAGTATCAGCTACTTCTGGAATCTGGTCGAGACCAGCGACGGTACCCATAGCATCAAGGTGGAAGCCCTCGACGCCGTCGGCAACCTCAGCACGCAGACCCGAACTGTTCAAGTCAGCCTCGCCGCACCCTCCAGTGCCGCCGCCGACCTGCGGATCACCACCCCGGTTGATAACGCCCGACCCACCACCGCCACCATCCCGGTTAGCGGTGTCGCCCCGCAGTTCACGACATTAAGCCTCAAAGTCAACGACAGCATCGTCGACTCAGTCGCCGTCGGTAGCGCCGGAACCTTCAGCTTCAGCGCAGTCCCCTTAAGCTCCGGCAGCAACCAGCTTAAGATCATGGCCGCTCACCGTGGTGGAGAGAGCGCCTGGAGCTATCCGCTGCAGGTCATCTACGATACCGGTGCACCAGCGGCCCCAACCGATCTGAGTGCCCAGGCCTTAGCCGGCGGCAAACTGCAGTTCACCTGGCAGACCGGCAGTGGCGAAACCCCGATCGGTTATAACCTTTATGGCGCCAACGAGAACTTTGATACGATCGGGACCCTGACCCCGCTCAACGAAACAACCCCGATTCCGTATCTGTTCAAGGAATACCAGCCGGCCGATGACGGCACGCGTTACTATGCCGTCACCGCCGTCGATGCCTCCGGTAACGAAAGCCCCTTATCAGAACGGGTTCAGATCGCCTCCGACCGCACCCCACCGACCCTGTTCGGCGATCCCGCTTTTATTATCGCCAACCGGGGAACCGACGGCAGCGCCGGACCCGGACAGGTTGAGGTCGAACTGGTTGTCACTGAAGAACTGGCCGAACAACCCTTCTTCAGCCTCGAACCCGGCAACGGTTCACCGATCATCATCAACCTGAATGCCGATGCCGACGGTCTGACCTATCGCGGCAGCTTCCAGATCAGTGCCCTAAGTCCACACGGTCCTACCAGCTATAACTTCTCCACCAAGGATGCTGTCGGCAATCGCGGTCACCAGACCGGGACCGGCCTCTCCCTCGATAGCCGGGGACCACAGGTCACCATCACCGGCCTTGCAGCATTGCAGGAAGCCACCGGAACCCTGGAGATCAGCGTCAGCTGTGACGAAGAACCGAGCGCAGCACCAACCCTCACCCTGCATGACAGCACCGGGAACCAGGCCCCAGTGACTCTGAGCCCCGTCGACAGCCGCACCTGGGGCGGCAGCCTCAGCCTTGACGGCCTCGAAGCAGGCTATGCAGCCTTCCAGCTCGGAACCGTCCTGGTCGATGAACTCGGCAACAGCAACATGGAGATCACCTCCGGCGGCAGTACCCAGCTCTATGTCGGGACTCCGCCCGCACCCCAGGCCCCGACCCAACTCACCGCCACCACCCGCAGCGGCGGCGAGATCAGCCTGGTCTGGCAGGGTGTTGCCCAGGTCAGCGGTTACCGCCTCTACCGGCGGATCTCCGGCGACAGCGACTGGCAGCAGGTCGGTAGCGATCAGAGCAGCAGCACCAACCACTACGACGATCTGCCTCCCAGCGACGGCATCTACGACTATGTCGTCACCGCCCTCGGAGTGCTTTCCAGTGAAAGCGAGCGTAGCCCGATCGCCTCCGCCCAGTCAGACCGCACCCCGCCGCCGATTCCTGACGGCCTGAGCCTGACCCTTGACGGCAACGGTGTCCTCGCTGGCTGGAATGCCGCCGTCGGTGCCTATGGCTACCGCCTCTATCAGTCCGCCGCAGGAGAAAAAGGCAACCGCGTTGCTGAGACCCTCAGCCTGCAGGCCATCGACCCGGCACCGGTTAACAACCCGCAAGCTTACGTCGTTACCGCCGTCGATACCCTCGGCAATGAAAGTGACTTTGCTGCACCGCAACAGATCGCCTTTGCCGTCGCCCCACCTGCCGGCCTCAATGTCAAACAGAGTGAAGGGGGGATGCCGGAACTGACCTGGAGTGGCAGCGGCGACGGGTACTATATCTATCGCAACGGCAGTCGTATCAACAGCAGCCCAACCACAGTGACCAGCTACACCGACATCTATTACAGCGGCGAAGCCGTCACCTATGGCATCTCAATGATCGATGCCAATCAGAACGAAAGTCCGGTTCGCGAGCTGACCCTGCCGCAACTGCAGATCGGCCTGGCCGACGGGACAACCTTGCGCCGTGGCATCCTCGAACGTATCCCGGTGGTGTTGCAGTCAGATTCCGCCATTACCGTCGATGAGATCCAGTTGCAGGTTGCTCAGCAAAGTGCCAGCACCCTGGCCGGCCCCTATATCTTAAACGCCGGAGAAGAGCTGAGTGTCGACAAAATTGCCGTCGCCGAGCTGAACAGCCCCGACAGTATCGGCGTTCTCTGTACCGCTGTTCTCACACCCCATGCCGGTAGCCGTATCGAAATCAGCCAGACCGCCGTCGCCGCCGTCAGTGGTGCCGGCAGCAGCCTGGAGATCTACAGCGAGCCCCTGGTGCGCGGCACCGGCGCAGACGTTCGGATCAAGATCAATAATCAGGGCAGTGCCCGGATGGATCTGGTCACCAGCCGTAACGGCGGTGTCTCCGATCAGATCCGCATCCTGCTCAAAGATGAGGACGGCAACCTGCTTGGTCAGACCCGCCTCAACCAGCGCAGCGGCAGCCAGGTCTTTGATACCGCAGGCTACGCCACCGCCCGCATTGAAGCCGGTGAGAGCTTCGTCACCAACCCGATCAGCATCCCGGTCCCCGAATTGGCCCCCTACAAGGTCTATCTCGAAGCCCAGATCGACCAGAGCTATTATCACTACGGCCAGGACGATCAGGTCACAGCCCCCGGTCTGCAACAGAAACAAGTTGCCACCATCGCCGATGTTTCCTACCGCCCGAACCTACAAGTGGAACGCGTTGCCAACGCCCAAGGCGACAAAGTCTTCGGTCAGGGGGAGACGGTCCGTTTCACCGGAACCGTTACCGCCACCAGCGACAACAGCCCGATGGCCAATGTCCCAGTCCGCATCGGCATCTCCGTCGACGGTTTCGACCGCTTCTATAGCGTCAGCAGTGACAGCGACGGCAGCTTCAGTTACGACTTTAAGCCCGGTGAGAACGAGATCGGCCATTACAGCGTCTGGTCCAGCCATCCCGACTTAAGCAACCGCAATATCGAAGACAGCTTCGATATCATCGCCATGCGCCTGTCGCCAACCCGCTTCAGTCTCAAGCTGGCCCGGGGCGGTAGCTACAATATCCCGGTCAAACTGACCAACCTCAGTGGCGCCACCCTGACGAACCTGAGCTTTGTGCCCACCGTCTCCAGCGGCCTCAGTGTCGATACCAGCCAATTGCCGGTCAATGGCAGCCCCCTGGAAGGACACCAGAGCTTAAGCTTCGAGCTCAAGGTCAGCGCCGACAGCCAGGCCCCGTCCACCGGCACTGCGATCCTGAAGATCAGCAATGACGAAGGCTTAAACCGGAGCTTAAGTGTCAATGTCAGTTGCTATGACAAGATTCCGATCATCGCCACCAGTCCCAGCTATATCGAAGCCGGTCTGGTCCGTGACACCCAGCAGATCAAGACCTTTGCGATGAGCAACAGCGGCCTGGCCCCACTGGTCAACACCAAAGTCTCCGCCCCGTCGCTGCCCTGGATTAAACTGGTCGTCGATCCCGATCTGGGTCAGGTCGCAGTTGGTGAAAGCCGCACCATCGGTCTGCTGATCCAGCCGCCCGAAACCCTGACCCCGGATATTTATACCGACCAGGTGGTGATCAGTGCAGATAACCATATCCCCTATACCTATAATATCTCGGTCATGGTCAGCTCCGATGCCGTCGGCAGTCTCCTCTTCGACGTCGTCGATGAACTGACCGATAACAACGGCAACTACCGCGATGTCGTCGGGGCCAACATCACCCTGCAGAACCAAGCCCAGCCGCAACTGATCTACACCCTTAAAACCACCGATCAGGGGACCGCCGTGAAAAACGACATCCCTGAAGGGCGTTACTCCTACACGATCTCCGCCACCGGGCACAAAGGTTACAGCGGCACCATTACCGTCGTCCCGGGCCTGACCGTCAGCGTGCCGATTGCCCTGGAGGTGACCCTGGTTGAAGTTGAATGGAGTGTCACCGAAGTGACCATCGAAGATCGCTACGAAATTGTTATCAAACAAACCTTCGAGACCAATGTACCGACCTCGGTGCTGGTGGTCGAGCCCCCCGGTGTCAATATCCCCGATATCCAACCGGGCGAGGTCTATAACGGCGAGTTCACCATCACCAACTACGGCCTGGTCGAAGCCCGCTACAAAGGATCCAGGGTCCCCGCAAGTATCGATGACTACGATATCGAACTGCTCGGAACCCTGCCTGAAGTGCTCTCCGCCAACCAGCGGGTTACCGTACCCTACCGGATTACCCGGCGGGTGGAGACAGAGGAGTAG
- a CDS encoding LamG-like jellyroll fold domain-containing protein has translation MCLRRPEAGAEIRNAVTRYFYVGFMAALLCLFGGLSVCAETTVDVSQPISVAFPAGYDGGTVASSTISVAFPAGYDGGTVASSTISVAFPAGHDGGTVASSTISVAINSAVNELTTSMPVAIQFLPATTTDPDIVSLWHLDGDWRDSSFHSLHGTGYDAAGFTEEKVVGTQSAVLDGVGAYARFPYYELDIENNFSVVGWIKPLSAQTGGIIYSGSEGQTGWEIFFDSDQSIKYRQNWDQGEDGETVQTASGSVYLNSWSQFAVVCSDQTVSIYINGQLTATQVLNSRPLHFMSGWFELGANHTENDEFYGGLIDEVAIYQRALSTTEITDAYNRVVAGSDRPSPPTVNLASTTITSSSSFLLSGTREPGTSIWINGQEMVAYDESATDWQATVTLHYGANLFNIVSRDVNGVSSRARSLSLILDNQPPQVVSTFPADGTQTQNASSAINLKLSDQYSSLDLLASRSASGTQMVKGASELISGSWSDNGADTLTFTPANALADGTYTVTIVPTDDLGNAGSHSFSFTVDTVAPEAPTINTMGPEQPGTIILSGTKSADSQTLILTASNGTLGSLSYPTDTTWQATLIGVVEGSSEVSLHALDGAGNASPGVEQTLIIDGTAPALAITTEATTLKENSYTVEGTKEAESDLYLGNQHIDGFYNATEWSVSVTLSSEGENLYNFTVRDTAGNQSPPAQITLIRDTTGPALGSSTPTINGIVSGADQLRISFNDQWSAVDYTASLSGAELHDSAGAVIPGNWSSDGTQLLFQPDSPLVDDRYTVHLTPVDSLGNSDSIAYAFSIDQQTPSVSSLIMTPDGPHKAEAVSFNVRFDEAMDSSASPVLTLDRSGTQIIVSGDAGNDSFTAADNEPPNTELWTVAPQGLVSIQNGRLQISGAVTSINSQYLLHGDFDVEVEIDVTGASEIISWEQRLAVRFPPWPQSRRSNQHQSALQ, from the coding sequence ATGTGTTTACGCCGTCCAGAGGCTGGAGCGGAAATAAGGAATGCGGTAACCAGATACTTTTATGTCGGGTTTATGGCTGCATTACTTTGTTTGTTTGGGGGCTTATCAGTTTGTGCCGAAACCACTGTTGACGTGTCTCAGCCGATCAGTGTCGCTTTCCCGGCCGGGTATGATGGTGGCACGGTGGCCAGTTCGACGATCAGTGTCGCTTTCCCGGCCGGGTATGATGGTGGCACGGTGGCCAGTTCGACGATCAGTGTCGCTTTCCCGGCCGGGCATGATGGTGGCACGGTGGCCAGTTCGACGATCAGCGTTGCTATCAACAGTGCAGTTAACGAACTGACGACCAGTATGCCTGTTGCCATTCAATTTTTGCCTGCAACCACGACAGACCCCGATATCGTCAGTCTCTGGCATCTTGATGGTGACTGGCGGGACAGTTCTTTTCATTCTCTTCACGGAACCGGGTATGACGCTGCCGGTTTCACTGAAGAAAAGGTTGTCGGAACACAATCGGCAGTCCTTGATGGCGTTGGAGCCTACGCACGTTTCCCCTATTATGAGTTAGACATAGAAAACAATTTCTCGGTGGTTGGTTGGATCAAGCCACTCTCTGCCCAGACTGGCGGAATTATTTACAGTGGCAGTGAAGGTCAGACAGGGTGGGAGATTTTCTTCGACTCAGATCAAAGTATTAAATATCGGCAAAATTGGGATCAGGGCGAAGATGGCGAAACCGTCCAGACGGCATCAGGCTCAGTATATTTGAATTCCTGGTCACAATTTGCTGTGGTTTGCTCCGATCAAACCGTATCGATCTATATCAATGGACAGCTGACGGCGACTCAGGTTCTCAATAGTCGCCCGTTACATTTTATGTCCGGCTGGTTTGAGCTTGGGGCAAATCATACGGAGAATGATGAGTTTTATGGCGGATTGATCGATGAAGTCGCTATTTATCAACGGGCATTATCGACTACAGAGATAACGGATGCCTACAATAGGGTTGTTGCCGGTTCAGACCGCCCTTCACCTCCAACCGTCAACCTTGCTTCGACAACAATAACATCATCATCGAGCTTTCTTCTTTCCGGCACCCGCGAACCCGGGACCTCGATCTGGATCAACGGCCAGGAGATGGTCGCCTATGATGAGTCGGCAACCGATTGGCAAGCCACTGTCACACTCCATTACGGTGCAAACCTGTTTAACATTGTCTCCCGTGATGTTAACGGGGTGTCCAGTCGAGCCCGAAGCCTTAGTCTGATCCTCGATAATCAGCCGCCACAAGTGGTGTCGACATTTCCTGCCGATGGAACCCAGACGCAAAACGCAAGCTCCGCTATCAACCTGAAACTGAGTGATCAGTATTCAAGTCTGGATTTGCTTGCCAGCCGCAGCGCTTCCGGCACTCAGATGGTCAAAGGTGCTAGTGAACTCATCAGCGGCAGCTGGAGCGATAACGGGGCCGATACCCTGACCTTTACTCCCGCCAATGCCCTGGCCGATGGCACCTATACCGTCACCATCGTCCCGACTGACGACCTCGGTAATGCCGGTAGCCACAGTTTCAGTTTCACCGTCGACACCGTTGCACCCGAAGCCCCGACCATCAATACCATGGGACCCGAGCAGCCGGGAACCATCATCTTAAGCGGGACCAAGTCGGCCGACAGTCAGACATTGATCCTGACCGCCAGTAACGGCACCCTCGGCAGCCTCAGCTACCCGACCGATACCACCTGGCAGGCAACCCTCATCGGCGTCGTCGAAGGGAGCAGCGAGGTCAGCCTCCATGCCCTCGATGGTGCCGGCAATGCCAGTCCAGGCGTAGAGCAAACCCTGATCATCGACGGCACGGCCCCGGCTCTTGCAATTACGACTGAAGCCACCACCCTGAAAGAGAACAGCTACACCGTCGAAGGAACCAAAGAAGCCGAATCCGATCTGTATCTGGGCAATCAGCATATTGACGGCTTCTACAACGCCACCGAATGGTCTGTCTCCGTCACCCTGAGCAGCGAAGGGGAGAACCTCTACAATTTCACTGTCCGTGATACCGCCGGCAATCAGAGTCCACCTGCCCAGATCACCTTGATCCGTGATACCACCGGACCAGCCTTGGGAAGCTCAACCCCCACAATCAACGGCATTGTCAGCGGTGCCGATCAACTCAGGATCAGCTTCAACGATCAATGGTCCGCCGTCGACTACACCGCCTCCCTCAGCGGTGCCGAACTCCACGATTCTGCAGGAGCTGTTATCCCCGGCAACTGGAGCAGCGACGGCACCCAGCTACTGTTCCAGCCGGACAGTCCACTTGTTGACGACCGCTATACCGTTCACCTCACTCCCGTCGATAGCCTCGGCAACAGCGACAGTATCGCCTATGCCTTCAGTATCGATCAGCAAACTCCGTCTGTTTCCAGTCTGATCATGACCCCAGACGGACCCCATAAAGCCGAAGCCGTCAGTTTTAATGTCCGTTTCGACGAAGCAATGGATAGCAGCGCCAGCCCAGTCTTGACTCTGGATCGTTCCGGAACCCAGATCATCGTCAGCGGAGATGCCGGCAACGACAGCTTCACCGCTGCCGATAATGAGCCACCAAATACGGAGCTGTGGACAGTTGCCCCCCAAGGGCTTGTCTCCATCCAGAACGGACGGCTGCAGATATCAGGAGCCGTCACCTCAATCAACAGTCAATACCTGCTGCACGGTGATTTTGACGTTGAAGTTGAAATTGATGTCACCGGGGCATCCGAGATCATCAGTTGGGAACAACGCCTCGCCGTTCGCTTCCCCCCTTGGCCCCAATCCCGAAGATCAAATCAGCATCAATCGGCACTCCAATAA